A section of the Ornithinimicrobium sufpigmenti genome encodes:
- a CDS encoding protein-L-isoaspartate O-methyltransferase family protein gives MWWRRGPGRAGREGTGGEADGRLREAFAAVPRTGFLREPDRAQAGMDGPLSIGHGQTNSQPRTVADMLRLLDVQPGHRVLDVGAGSGWTTALLATLVGPRGYVLGLEVVPELAAWGADNLRAWAQGRSGVGQASVELADPAELGRAEAGPWDRILVSAMARTLPEELVDQLTDDGRMVCPVDGQMILVQREGSGRSLTSHGAYRFVPLRTPEG, from the coding sequence ATGTGGTGGCGCCGCGGACCCGGCCGCGCCGGTCGTGAGGGGACCGGCGGGGAGGCTGACGGCCGGCTGCGGGAAGCCTTCGCTGCCGTCCCCCGGACGGGGTTCCTGCGCGAGCCGGACCGGGCCCAGGCCGGCATGGACGGGCCCCTGTCCATCGGGCACGGGCAGACCAACTCCCAGCCACGCACGGTGGCCGACATGCTCCGTCTGCTCGACGTGCAGCCGGGCCACCGGGTGCTCGACGTCGGCGCCGGCTCGGGATGGACGACGGCCCTGCTGGCCACGCTGGTCGGCCCGCGGGGCTACGTGCTGGGGCTGGAGGTGGTGCCGGAGCTCGCGGCCTGGGGGGCGGACAACCTGCGCGCCTGGGCGCAGGGGCGGTCGGGCGTGGGGCAGGCGAGCGTCGAGCTGGCCGATCCTGCCGAGCTGGGCCGCGCAGAGGCCGGCCCGTGGGACCGGATCCTCGTGTCCGCCATGGCCCGGACGCTGCCGGAGGAGCTCGTCGACCAGCTGACCGATGACGGCCGCATGGTGTGCCCGGTCGACGGGCAGATGATCCTGGTGCAGCGGGAGGGGTCAGGGCGAAGCCTCACCAGCCACGGCGCCTACCGTTTCGTCCCGCTGCGCACGCCCGAAGGTTAG
- a CDS encoding PHP domain-containing protein has protein sequence MSQVLEPVDALRRIAFLLERSRAESRRVEAYRKAARTILPLGEDEVRRRVQDGTLRELPGIGSSTSAVIEQAVAGQVPDKLRDLEAEATGPLVEGGESMRALLRGDLHTHSDWSDGGSPIEEMVATAMELGHEYLALTDHSRGLRVANGLSADRLRRQLKVVEAVNAQVAPGFTLLAAIEVDILDDGTLDQEPDLLAALDIRVSSVHSKLRMEPAAMTHRMIAAARDPLTSVLGHCTGRRVMPRRGDKGERTGGRMRPPSEFDARAVFEACAETGTAVEINSRPERQDPPGELLDLAIEIGCLFAISTDAHAPGQLDFLDLGCERAVRHGVPPERVVNTWPVEKLKAWARP, from the coding sequence ATGAGCCAGGTCCTCGAGCCCGTCGACGCGCTGCGCCGCATCGCCTTCCTGCTGGAGCGCAGCCGGGCGGAGTCCCGGCGCGTGGAGGCCTACCGCAAGGCGGCGCGGACGATCCTGCCGCTGGGCGAGGACGAGGTGCGGCGGCGGGTGCAGGACGGCACCCTGCGCGAGCTGCCGGGGATCGGCAGCTCGACCTCCGCCGTCATCGAGCAGGCGGTCGCGGGGCAGGTCCCCGACAAGCTGCGGGACCTGGAGGCCGAGGCGACCGGGCCCCTCGTCGAGGGCGGGGAGTCGATGCGTGCCCTGCTGCGGGGAGACCTGCACACCCACTCGGACTGGTCCGACGGCGGCTCCCCCATCGAGGAGATGGTCGCGACGGCCATGGAACTGGGTCACGAGTACCTGGCGCTGACCGACCACTCGCGGGGGCTGCGGGTCGCGAACGGCCTGTCCGCCGACCGGCTGCGGCGCCAGCTCAAGGTGGTCGAGGCGGTGAACGCCCAGGTCGCCCCTGGCTTCACCCTGCTCGCGGCGATCGAGGTCGACATCCTCGACGACGGCACCCTGGACCAGGAGCCGGACCTGCTTGCGGCACTGGACATCCGGGTGTCCTCGGTGCACTCCAAGCTGAGGATGGAGCCGGCCGCGATGACCCACCGGATGATCGCCGCCGCGCGTGACCCGCTCACCTCGGTGCTCGGCCACTGCACCGGTCGCCGGGTCATGCCGCGGCGCGGCGACAAGGGCGAGCGCACCGGCGGGCGGATGCGGCCACCGAGCGAGTTCGACGCCCGCGCGGTCTTCGAGGCGTGTGCGGAGACGGGGACCGCGGTGGAGATCAACTCCCGCCCCGAGCGGCAGGACCCGCCCGGCGAGCTGCTGGACCTGGCCATCGAGATCGGCTGCCTGTTCGCGATCAGCACCGACGCCCACGCCCCCGGGCAGCTCGACTTCCTCGACCTCGGCTGCGAGCGCGCCGTCCGGCACGGCGTCCCCCCGGAGCGCGTGGTCAACACCTGGCCGGTCGAGAAGCTCAAGGCCTGGGCCCGCCCGTGA
- the ilvD gene encoding dihydroxy-acid dehydratase: MADPHDSAGTTTGGAAAPHTPDTPDLKPRSRDVTDGLEKTAARGMLRAVGMGDEDWVKPQIGVASSWNEITPCNLSLDRLAKAVKEGVHEGGGYPLEFGTISVSDGISMGHEGMHYSLVSREVIADSVETVMSAERLDGSVLLAGCDKSLPGMLMAAARLDLAAVFVYAGSILPGRARLSDGSEREVTIIDAFEAVGACARGLMPREDVDAIERAICPGEGACGGFYTANTMAAAAEALGMSLPGSAAPPAPDRRRDSFARRSGEAVVGMLRAGLTARQILTKEAFENAIAVTMAFGGSTNAVLHLLAIAREADVDLSLDDFRRIGARVPHLADVKPFGRHVMVDIDRVGGIPVVMKALLDAGHLHGDVMTVTGRTLAQNLEDLDVPPLDGTVLRQLDNPIHATGGLTILDGTLAPGGAVVKSAGFDSDVFRGTARVFDGERAAMDALEDGTISAGDVVVIRYEGPKGGPGMREMLAITGAIKGAGLGQDVLLITDGRFSGGTTGLCVGHIAPEATDGGPIALVQDGDAIVLDVAGGRLDLEVEEAELERRRATWSPPEPPERARRGVLAKYVALVGSASEGAVTH; the protein is encoded by the coding sequence GTGGCTGACCCGCACGACAGCGCCGGCACGACCACCGGAGGGGCGGCGGCACCGCATACCCCTGACACCCCCGACCTCAAGCCGCGCTCCCGCGACGTCACCGACGGACTGGAGAAGACGGCCGCCCGCGGCATGCTGCGGGCGGTCGGGATGGGCGACGAGGACTGGGTCAAGCCGCAGATCGGCGTGGCCAGCTCCTGGAACGAGATCACCCCGTGCAACCTGTCCCTGGACCGGCTGGCCAAGGCGGTCAAGGAGGGGGTGCACGAGGGCGGCGGCTACCCGCTGGAGTTCGGCACCATCTCGGTCTCCGACGGGATCTCGATGGGCCACGAGGGCATGCACTACTCCCTGGTCAGCCGCGAGGTCATCGCCGACTCGGTCGAGACGGTGATGTCGGCCGAGCGGCTGGACGGGTCGGTGCTGCTCGCCGGGTGCGACAAGTCGCTGCCGGGCATGCTCATGGCGGCCGCGCGCCTCGACCTCGCCGCGGTGTTCGTGTATGCCGGCTCGATCCTGCCCGGGCGGGCGCGCCTGTCCGACGGGTCGGAGCGGGAGGTGACGATCATCGACGCCTTCGAGGCGGTCGGGGCCTGCGCGCGCGGGCTGATGCCGCGCGAGGACGTGGACGCGATCGAGCGGGCGATCTGCCCGGGCGAGGGTGCGTGCGGCGGCTTCTACACGGCCAACACGATGGCCGCAGCCGCGGAGGCGCTGGGGATGTCGTTGCCCGGCTCGGCCGCGCCGCCCGCCCCCGACCGGCGCCGGGACAGCTTCGCCCGCCGTTCCGGCGAGGCGGTGGTCGGGATGCTGCGCGCCGGGCTGACCGCCCGGCAGATCCTCACCAAGGAGGCCTTCGAGAACGCGATCGCGGTGACGATGGCCTTCGGCGGCTCGACCAACGCGGTGCTGCACCTGCTGGCGATCGCGCGGGAGGCCGACGTCGACCTCAGCCTCGACGACTTCCGTCGGATCGGGGCACGAGTGCCACACCTCGCCGACGTCAAGCCGTTCGGCAGGCACGTCATGGTCGACATCGACCGGGTCGGCGGCATCCCGGTGGTGATGAAGGCGCTGCTCGACGCGGGCCATCTGCACGGCGACGTGATGACGGTCACCGGACGGACCCTGGCGCAGAACCTCGAGGACCTCGACGTGCCGCCCCTGGACGGCACGGTGCTGCGGCAGCTCGACAACCCGATCCACGCCACCGGCGGGCTGACCATCCTGGACGGCACGCTGGCGCCCGGGGGAGCGGTGGTGAAGTCGGCCGGCTTCGACTCCGACGTCTTCCGCGGCACCGCCCGGGTCTTCGACGGCGAGCGGGCGGCGATGGACGCGCTCGAGGACGGCACGATCTCGGCCGGCGACGTCGTCGTCATCCGCTACGAGGGGCCCAAGGGTGGCCCCGGCATGCGCGAGATGCTCGCGATCACCGGCGCCATCAAGGGCGCGGGGCTGGGCCAGGACGTGCTGCTCATCACCGACGGCCGGTTCTCCGGCGGCACGACCGGGCTGTGCGTGGGCCACATCGCCCCGGAGGCGACCGACGGCGGGCCGATCGCGCTGGTCCAGGACGGCGACGCGATCGTCCTCGACGTGGCCGGGGGCCGCCTCGACCTGGAGGTGGAGGAAGCCGAGCTGGAGCGGCGACGCGCCACCTGGAGCCCGCCGGAGCCGCCGGAGCGGGCCCGTCGCGGCGTCCTGGCCAAGTATGTGGCGCTCGTCGGCTCCGCCTCCGAGGGTGCGGTCACGCACTGA
- the ilvC gene encoding ketol-acid reductoisomerase, giving the protein MATMYYEDDADLTLIQSKKVAVLGYGSQGHAHALSLRDSGVDVRVGLAEGSGSRAKAEAEGLRVVTPAQACEEAEVIMVLVPDHVQRHLYAEAVEPHLTAGKALFFSHGFNIRFGYIKPPENVDVCMVAPKGPGHLVRREYVDGRGVPVLIAVEQDATGQAKELALSYAAAIGGLRAGGIETTFTEETETDLFGEQAVLCGGVSELVMKGFEVMTEAGYQPEIAYFEVLHELKLIVDLMYEGGIAKQRWSISDTAEYGDYVSGPRVIDDRVKENMQAVLEDVRNGSFAQRFIDDQDAGAPEFKKLREQGAQHSIEAVGKDLRGMMAWVKSHDSDYVEGSAARG; this is encoded by the coding sequence ATGGCCACCATGTACTACGAGGACGACGCCGACCTGACCCTGATCCAGAGCAAGAAGGTGGCCGTCCTCGGCTACGGCAGCCAGGGCCACGCCCACGCCCTGTCGCTGCGCGACTCCGGCGTCGATGTGCGCGTCGGGCTCGCCGAGGGCAGCGGCAGCCGGGCCAAGGCCGAGGCCGAGGGCCTGCGCGTCGTCACCCCCGCCCAGGCGTGCGAGGAGGCCGAGGTGATCATGGTCCTGGTCCCGGACCACGTCCAGCGTCACCTCTACGCCGAGGCCGTCGAGCCGCACCTGACCGCGGGCAAGGCCCTTTTCTTCAGCCACGGCTTCAACATCCGGTTCGGCTACATCAAGCCCCCGGAGAACGTCGACGTCTGCATGGTCGCGCCCAAGGGCCCCGGGCACCTGGTGCGCCGGGAGTATGTGGACGGCCGGGGCGTGCCCGTCCTCATCGCCGTCGAGCAGGACGCCACCGGCCAGGCCAAGGAGCTGGCACTGTCCTACGCCGCCGCCATCGGCGGGCTCCGTGCGGGCGGCATCGAGACCACCTTCACCGAGGAGACCGAGACCGACCTCTTCGGCGAGCAGGCGGTGCTCTGCGGCGGCGTGTCCGAGCTGGTCATGAAGGGCTTCGAGGTGATGACCGAGGCGGGCTACCAGCCCGAGATCGCCTACTTCGAGGTCCTGCACGAGCTCAAGCTGATCGTGGACCTGATGTACGAGGGCGGCATCGCCAAGCAGCGCTGGTCGATCTCGGACACCGCGGAGTACGGCGACTACGTCTCCGGTCCGCGCGTCATCGACGACCGGGTCAAGGAGAACATGCAGGCGGTCCTCGAGGACGTCCGCAACGGCTCCTTCGCCCAGCGCTTCATCGACGACCAGGACGCCGGTGCCCCGGAGTTCAAGAAGCTCCGCGAGCAGGGTGCCCAGCACTCGATCGAGGCGGTCGGCAAGGACCTGCGCGGGATGATGGCCTGGGTCAAGTCCCACGACTCCGACTACGTCGAGGGGTCCGCGGCCCGTGGCTGA
- a CDS encoding chorismate-binding protein → MPRRALDQLLTDPSGQSWAILWREGEDDAEVLVGEVEDLARLHDIPRPTGEAPVLAMVPYRQIAERGFDVHDDGAPLRVLRPTLTGRVRVEDLVAALPTETVEVTGERFSVSDEDYAATVARVVEGEIGEGEGANFVIRRDVVAHTETDPAIAVLTWLRTLLLDERGAYWTFAVHTPGHSLVGATPERHVSVRDGRVSMNPISGTFRHPEHDPEGDPDGARLSASFSAFVADTKETEELFMVVDEEMKMMAEVCSEGGRITGPYLKQMAHLTHTEYLLDGRSDRDVRDVLRHTMFAPTVTGSPMENACTVIRRHEPTGRGYYSGVLALLDLDEDGGERLDAPILIRTAHVDGAGTVTVSAGATLVRHSDPVAECAETSAKARGVLAALGLRPRRNLGHAVDLAGLPGVAEALAARNETLAPFWLAPQDSRPDPLLLGRRVLVVDAEDAWTQMLAHMLRHLGMAAQVRRWEQVSAEDVTQEGWDLVLFGPGPGDPTDLTDPRVARLRELLQARLATGQPLLAVCLSHQVLSTLVGLEVAKLPSPHQGVQLPVDLWGDVRLIGFYNTFVALPPGDGSAPVVAGHELEMAVRDQSVVALRGPGLATIQGHAESVLSRDGMITLHDLLRHALAPVLPHP, encoded by the coding sequence ATGCCGCGCCGTGCCCTGGACCAGCTGCTCACCGACCCCTCTGGCCAGTCCTGGGCCATCCTGTGGCGCGAGGGGGAGGATGACGCCGAGGTCCTCGTGGGCGAGGTGGAGGATCTGGCGCGGCTGCACGACATACCTCGTCCGACCGGTGAGGCGCCGGTGCTGGCGATGGTGCCCTACCGTCAGATCGCCGAGCGGGGCTTCGACGTGCACGACGACGGTGCGCCTCTGCGGGTGCTGCGCCCCACGCTGACCGGGCGGGTGCGCGTCGAGGACCTGGTCGCGGCGCTGCCGACGGAGACGGTCGAGGTCACGGGGGAGAGGTTCAGCGTCTCCGACGAGGACTATGCGGCGACCGTCGCGCGGGTGGTCGAGGGCGAGATCGGCGAGGGCGAGGGAGCCAACTTCGTCATCCGCCGGGACGTGGTGGCGCACACCGAGACCGACCCTGCCATCGCGGTGCTCACCTGGTTGCGGACCCTGCTGCTCGACGAGCGCGGGGCCTACTGGACCTTCGCGGTGCACACCCCCGGCCACAGCCTCGTCGGAGCCACCCCCGAGCGGCACGTGAGCGTCCGTGACGGGCGGGTGTCCATGAACCCGATCTCCGGCACCTTCCGCCACCCCGAGCACGACCCCGAGGGCGACCCTGACGGAGCCCGCCTGAGCGCCTCGTTCTCGGCCTTCGTGGCCGACACCAAGGAGACCGAGGAGCTCTTCATGGTGGTCGACGAGGAGATGAAGATGATGGCGGAGGTCTGCTCTGAGGGCGGGCGGATCACCGGTCCCTACCTCAAGCAGATGGCCCACCTGACGCACACCGAGTACCTGCTGGACGGCCGCAGCGACCGTGACGTGCGAGATGTGTTGCGGCACACCATGTTCGCGCCGACCGTCACCGGTTCACCGATGGAGAACGCGTGCACGGTGATCCGCCGCCACGAGCCCACCGGGCGCGGCTACTACTCCGGGGTGCTGGCCCTGCTCGACCTGGACGAGGACGGCGGGGAACGGCTGGACGCGCCGATCCTCATCCGGACCGCTCACGTCGACGGAGCCGGCACGGTGACCGTCAGCGCCGGCGCCACCCTGGTGCGCCACAGCGACCCGGTCGCCGAGTGCGCCGAGACCTCGGCCAAGGCGCGCGGGGTCCTGGCGGCTCTGGGGCTGCGGCCACGCCGCAACCTGGGGCATGCCGTGGACCTGGCCGGCCTACCCGGCGTCGCCGAGGCCCTCGCGGCCCGCAACGAGACGCTGGCCCCCTTCTGGCTGGCCCCTCAGGACTCCCGTCCTGACCCGCTCCTGCTCGGTCGCCGGGTGCTCGTCGTCGACGCGGAGGATGCGTGGACCCAGATGCTCGCCCACATGCTGCGGCACCTGGGGATGGCGGCGCAGGTGAGGCGCTGGGAGCAGGTCAGCGCGGAGGACGTCACCCAGGAGGGCTGGGACCTGGTGCTCTTCGGGCCGGGCCCCGGTGACCCCACCGACCTGACGGACCCGCGCGTCGCTCGACTGCGCGAGCTGCTGCAGGCCCGGCTGGCGACAGGTCAGCCGCTGCTGGCGGTCTGCCTGTCCCATCAGGTCCTGAGCACGCTAGTGGGGCTGGAGGTCGCCAAGCTGCCCAGCCCGCACCAGGGTGTGCAGCTGCCCGTCGACCTGTGGGGAGACGTGCGGCTGATCGGCTTCTACAACACCTTCGTCGCGCTCCCGCCCGGGGACGGGAGCGCGCCCGTCGTCGCCGGGCACGAGCTGGAGATGGCGGTGCGCGACCAGTCCGTCGTCGCTCTGCGCGGGCCGGGCCTGGCGACCATCCAGGGGCACGCGGAGTCCGTGCTCTCGCGCGACGGGATGATCACCCTGCACGACCTGCTGCGGCACGCGCTCGCGCCGGTCCTGCCCCATCCCTGA
- a CDS encoding DUF4442 domain-containing protein translates to MSRSEQRVGAIKSLATHHRTLQHGMNVWPPFLFSGIRVQRMSADFRHVRVRLRRLPATTNYVGTLFGGSMFAMTDPFWMLMILRNLGPGYVVWDKAAEIEFVAPGRSSVTATFDLTEDVLDELREAAADGQKVLRWFENDIVADDGTVVARSRKQIYVRRKR, encoded by the coding sequence ATGAGCCGCAGCGAGCAGCGGGTCGGCGCGATCAAGTCGCTGGCCACCCACCACCGCACCCTGCAGCACGGGATGAACGTCTGGCCGCCGTTCCTCTTCTCCGGCATCCGCGTCCAGCGGATGAGCGCCGACTTCCGGCACGTGCGGGTGCGGCTGCGCAGGCTGCCGGCGACGACGAACTATGTGGGCACGCTCTTCGGCGGGTCGATGTTCGCGATGACCGACCCGTTCTGGATGCTGATGATCCTGCGCAACCTGGGGCCCGGCTACGTGGTGTGGGACAAGGCCGCCGAGATCGAGTTCGTCGCGCCGGGCCGCTCGTCGGTGACCGCGACCTTCGACCTGACCGAGGACGTCCTGGACGAGCTGCGCGAGGCGGCCGCGGACGGGCAGAAGGTGCTGCGCTGGTTCGAGAACGACATCGTGGCCGACGACGGCACCGTGGTCGCCCGGTCGCGCAAGCAGATCTACGTGCGCCGCAAGCGCTGA